A single genomic interval of Desulfovibrio sp. JC022 harbors:
- a CDS encoding histone deacetylase: MLKADNSLGIIFFPAFDWAISPTHPEREERLLYTQDQLREEGLFDIEGIREYKPEVACSEDIERVHFCFPEAEAVATRSHCISAGGAIKAAKLVMEGERERAFALVRPPGHHAMKTVQGSRGFCAINIEAIMCEYIRENYGPKRIAIVDTDCHHGDGTQDVYWHDPDTLFISLHQDGRTLYPGTGFPKESGGPKALGRTVNIPLPPGTSDDGFMMVMEKAVMPILEDFKPDLIINSAGQDNHFTDPITNMNFSAQGYAALNSMLKPDIAVLEGGYAIQGALPYVNLGISLAMAGVDYSHVREPGFNPKTLKESEEVMNYIATICEGVKEIYFNPPAESSEGVVSGNWSVRHRNIFYDTEGFTESQTESLLLCNNCRGLLKVETQREGGPMGFGLEIPAAACDSCRNQGYSLLEEAQVKSRYRYIQLINRKDKDYLRYGF; this comes from the coding sequence ATGCTCAAGGCTGACAACAGTCTGGGAATCATATTTTTCCCCGCCTTTGACTGGGCCATATCCCCCACCCACCCGGAACGGGAGGAAAGGCTGCTCTACACTCAGGACCAGCTGCGCGAGGAAGGTCTCTTCGACATCGAAGGTATCCGCGAATACAAGCCCGAAGTGGCTTGCAGCGAAGATATTGAACGGGTCCACTTCTGCTTTCCCGAAGCCGAGGCCGTTGCCACCCGCTCACACTGCATTTCTGCTGGTGGCGCCATCAAGGCAGCCAAGCTGGTTATGGAAGGAGAACGGGAACGTGCTTTCGCCCTCGTACGTCCTCCGGGACACCACGCCATGAAGACAGTGCAGGGTTCACGCGGATTCTGCGCCATCAACATCGAAGCAATCATGTGCGAATACATCCGTGAAAATTACGGTCCCAAACGCATCGCCATTGTGGATACCGACTGCCACCACGGGGACGGCACACAGGATGTCTACTGGCACGACCCGGACACCCTGTTCATCTCCCTGCATCAGGACGGGCGCACCCTTTATCCGGGCACAGGATTCCCCAAAGAATCAGGCGGCCCCAAAGCTCTTGGGCGCACGGTAAATATCCCCCTGCCCCCCGGAACTTCCGATGACGGGTTCATGATGGTGATGGAAAAAGCAGTCATGCCCATTCTTGAAGATTTCAAGCCGGACCTGATTATCAACTCTGCCGGACAGGACAACCATTTCACCGACCCGATCACCAACATGAATTTCTCGGCGCAGGGATACGCCGCGCTCAATTCCATGCTCAAGCCGGACATTGCCGTACTTGAGGGAGGATACGCCATTCAGGGAGCACTGCCCTACGTAAACCTCGGCATCAGTCTGGCTATGGCCGGGGTAGATTATTCCCACGTACGCGAGCCGGGTTTTAACCCCAAGACACTCAAGGAATCCGAAGAGGTCATGAATTACATCGCGACCATCTGCGAAGGGGTAAAGGAGATCTATTTCAATCCGCCGGCTGAAAGCAGCGAAGGTGTGGTCAGTGGTAACTGGTCCGTGCGGCATCGCAATATTTTCTACGACACCGAAGGATTCACCGAATCCCAGACCGAATCCTTACTGCTCTGCAATAACTGCCGGGGTCTGCTCAAAGTGGAAACTCAGCGCGAGGGCGGTCCCATGGGCTTCGGGCTGGAAATCCCGGCGGCGGCCTGTGACTCCTGCCGCAATCAGGGTTACTCGCTGCTCGAAGAAGCTCAGGTCAAGAGCCGTTACCGCTACATCCAGCTCATCAACCGCAAGGACAAGGATTACCTGCGCTACGGATTTTGA